Proteins from a single region of Orcinus orca chromosome 20, mOrcOrc1.1, whole genome shotgun sequence:
- the PEG3 gene encoding paternally-expressed gene 3 protein isoform X3 has product MLPPKYLSATKPKRSWAPNLCELDSDLSQEPDAAIGEAATDSEFFHQRFRNFLYVEFVGPRKTLLKLRNLCLDWLQPETRTKEEIIELLVLEQYLTILPEKIKPWVRAKKPENCEKLVTLLENYKEMYEPEDDTSSDAHSEGSMSRKAAEAPPPHSACCSDRDWDRDWDRDWDRDWERAREREHRKGRGRDLESRARWPYARSPRSRFHQRDLSLPLMEKVAFAKEREHKRRDSVMDYETRSQDAVSYQDVVALTEDRKPQNPVQDNMENYRKLLSLGVQLAEDDGHSHMTQGHSSRSKRSAYPSTSRGLKTMPETKKSAHRRGICEDESSHGVIMEKFIKDVSRNSKSGRAREPSDRLQRFPRRPDSDWKEVPFNKRESVIQERGHEGNAFGGGGFNLNSNLVSRKRVLERKRRYHFDTDGKGSMHGRRGGARKRPFERSEVRKAASGSSLSAPPVPQLQPFDFGATPYVCDECGRSFSVISGFVEHQITHTRENLYEYGESFLHSVAVSEVQKRQAGGKRFECKECGEPFNKSAALAEHRKIHARDCLAGCKDEEYEEPFMPSPTFRELQKIYGKDKFYECRVCKETFLHSSALIEHQKTHGRDDKGSERGEAFKPSPALNELQKMYGKEKMYECKVCGETFHHSASLKEHHKIHTQGNPFENKGKVCEETFIPGQSLKRRQKTYPTEKAYDFQDGGDAFRQNSDLIEHQKIHSRKNLFEGRGYEKSVIHSVSFPESQKSHTITRPPEDEEDEKAFTVSSNPDDSREALSYERNPYERSFIHSSAFPGAHKSHSKPRVIAEATVQSSGATEHWKVHAGESTSERKGYERSVIHSLAAFRPPRGRGGNELLGCDEQQESSAYLSDPCGQPQKTLALESPYAGGKNNIFKGSFVHGASHTVTQDSLAGEGPSGWKKDGEPSVPKSDVREHQKARAKKKNIERRIYETSVIHSLRFGEPQTFHPREKFYECPECGESFVHSSDLTEHQKIHDRKKPSGSENYIRSVIRSIASTDPQTSYAGQSAQMSYAEEPAQTSYAEPPAQTSYAEPPAQTSYAEPQAQTSYAEPQAQTSYAEPPAQTSYAEPPAQTTYAEPPAQTTYAEQPVRNECKECGECFATVEDLGIHQKIYAREKFHGGELFGDSVIQGLDGPRQEEPRQEGPDEPDEPEDTIYGCKDCGLGFVDRTDLKDHQKVHGREYLIDSREYAHSVTHTPSVSEYQKDYIGEQLYECPACGESFVHSSFLFEHQKIHEQDQFYGHRRYDEPFMQPLVISPQRPRAPQKSPPAGTSLQCQVCGQDFIHGSVLNEHMRVHAGDSLLEQGQGSTDAVSPGSAPTDLQRDQAKDKHYECATCGESFPSQADLREHMRIHEKDKPYDYGATFVHTSFLTEPPRRDSPFYECKDCGKSFIHNTVLTKHQKLHLEEEEAAAAAQEVEANVLVPREVLRIQGSNVEAAEPEVEAAEPEVEAAEPNGEAAEPNGEAEQPNGEAEQPNGDADEPDGAGIEDPEERAEEPEGDADEPDGAGIEDPEEEGDDQEIQVEEPYYDCRECGETFTSNSAYGEHLKTHARVIIFEPGSVYGESSHYTEHASTSSNDSGRADDKYFKCDVCGQVFTDRLSLARHQNTHTG; this is encoded by the exons ATGCTGCCTCCAAAGTACTTGTCTGCCACCAAACCCAAGAGGTCTTGGGCCCCAAATCTGTGTGAGCTAGACAGTGACTTGTCTCAGGAGCCGGATGCCGCCATAGGAGAAGCCGCCACTGACTCTGAATTCTTTCATCAGAGGTTTCGGAACTTCCTCTACGTGGAATTTGTCGGGCCTCGGAAGACCCTGCTCAAACTCCGAAACCTCTGCCTCGATTGGTTGCAGCCGGAGACTCGCACCAAGGAGGAGATTATCGAGCTCTTGGTCCTCGAGCAGTACCTGACCATCCTTCCAGAAAAGATCAAGCCTTGGGTGCGTGCAAAAAAGCCAGAGAACTGCGAGAAGCTCGTTACTCTGCTGGAAAATTACAAGGAGATGTACGAACCGGAAG ACGACACCAGCAGTGACGCCCACAGCGAAGGCAGCATGAGCCGGAAGGCAGCAGAGGCCCCGCCGCCACACTCCGCCTGCTGCA GTGACCGGGACTGGGACCGGGACTGGGACCGAGACTGGGACCGAGACTGGGAGCGAGCCCGCGAGCGGGAGCACCGGAAAGGCAGAGGCAGGGACCTGGAGTCCCGGGCCCGCTGGCCGTACGCCCGGAGCCCCAGGAGCA GGTTTCATCAGCGGGATCTTTCCCTTCCCCTGATGGAGAAAGTGGCTTTTGCAAAGGAAAGAGAGCACAAACGTCGGGACTCTGTGATGGATTACGAGACAAGATCACAG GATGCGGTGTCGTACCAGGATGTGGTGGCCCTCACCGAGGACCGGAAGCCCCAGAACCCGGTTCAGGACAACATGGAGAACTACCGGAAGCTGCTCTCGCTGG GGGTTCAGCTTGCCGAGGACGACGGCCACTCGCACATGACCCAGGGCCACTCGTCACGGTCAAAGAGAAGTGCCTACCCGAGCACCAGTCGAG GTCTGAAAACTATGCCTGAAACCAAAAAGTCAGCCCATCGGCGGGGGATCTGTGAAGATGAATCTTCCCACGGGGTGATAATGGAAAAGTTCATCAAGGACGTTTCGCGCAACTCCAAGTCGGGAAGGGCAAGGGAACCTAGCGATCGGCTGCAGAGGTTCCCCAGGAGGCCAGACAGTGACTGGAAGGAAGTTCCATTCAACAAGAGGGAGTCGGTGATTCAGGAGAGGGGCCATGAAGGGAATGCCTTTGGGGGAGGAGGCTTTAATTTGAACTCAAACCTTGTTTCCAGAAAGAGAGTTCTTGAGAGAAAAAGGCGCTATCATTTTGACACAGATGGGAAGGGCTCCATGCACGGTCGGAGAGGTGGTGCAAGGAAGCGGCCCTTTGAGCGCAGCGAGGTGAGGAAGGCCGCTAGTGGGAGCAGCCTTAGCGCGCCGCCCGTCCCCCAGTTGCAGCCCTTTGACTTTGGGGCGACGCCCTATGTGTGTGATGAGTGCGGGAGGTCCTTCAGCGTGATTTCGGGGTTTGTGGAGCATCAGATCACGCACACCAGGGAGAATCTGTATGAGTACGGCGAGTCCTTTCTTCATAGTGTGGCCGTCAGTGAGGTTCAGAAAAGGCAGGCCGGAGGGAAACGCTTTGAATGTAAGGAGTGTGGGGAACCCTTCAATAAGAGCGCCGCCCTGGCCGAGCATCGGAAAATTCACGCTAGAGATTGCCTTGCGGGGTGTAAGGACGAGGAGTACGAGGAGCCCTTCATGCCCAGCCCAACCTTCAGGGAGCTCCAGAAGATATACGGGAAGGACAAATTCTATGAATGCAGGGTGTGCAAGGAAACCTTCCTTCATAGTTCTGCCCTGATCGAGCACCAGAAAACCCATGGCCGAGATGACAAAGGTAGTGAGCGTGGGGAAGCCTTCAAACCCAGCCCAGCGCTTAACGAGCTGCAGAAGATGTATGGGAAAGAGAAAATGTACGAGTGCAAGGTGTGCGGGGAGACCTTTCATCACAGCGCATCCCTGAAAGAGCACCACAAGATCCACACCCAAGGAAACCCATTTGAAAACAAGGGCAAAGTGTGTGAGGAAACCTTCATTCCTGGTCAGTCCCTTAAAAGACGCCAGAAAACCTACCCAACGGAGAAGGCCTACGACTTCCAAGATGGTGGGGATGCCTTTAGGCAAAACTCAGACCTCATCGAGCATCAGAAAATTCATTCTCGGAAGAACCTCTTTGAAGGCCGGGGGTACGAGAAGTCTGTCATTCACAGTGTGTCCTTCCCCGAATCTCAGAAGAGTCACACTATAACAAGGCCACCTGAGGACGAGGAAGACGAGAAGGCATTCACTGTCAGCTCCAATCCTGATGACAGCCGGGAAGCCCTGTCCTACGAGAGGAACCCCTATGAGAGGTCTTTCATTCACAGCTCAGCCTTCCCTGGGGCTCATAAAAGTCACAGCAAACCGAGAGTGATAGCAGAGGCGACCGTTCAGAGCTCGGGTGCCACCGAACACTGGAAAGTCCACGCTGGGGAGAGCACCTCTGAAAGGAAGGGGTATGAGAGGTCCGTCATCCACAGCCTAGCTGCTTTCAGGCCTCCCCGCGGTCGCGGTGGAAATGAGCTCCTTGGCTGTGACGAGCAGCAGGAGTCCTCCGCTTACCTCTCAGACCCTTGTGGCCAGCCGCAGAAGACCCTTGCCCTAGAGAGCCCCTATGCAGGGGGTAAGAACAACATCTTCAAGGGCTCTTTTGTGCACGGTGCATCCCACACCGTAACTCAGGACAGTCTCGCTGGGGAGGGCCCCAGTGGATGGAAGAAGGATGGTGAACCATCTGTTCCCAAGTCAGATGTGCGCGAGCATCAGAAGGCTCGTGCTAAGAAGAAGAACATCGAGCGTAGGATTTATGAGACCTCTGTAATCCACTCCCTGCGTTTTGGTGAACCTCAAACGTTTCACCCGAGAGAGAAGTTTTACGAATGTCCGGAGTGTGGAGAGTCCTTTGTTCATAGCTCCGACCTCACTGAGCATCAGAAGATTCACGATAGAAAGAAGCCCTCTGGAAGTGAAAACTACATACGATCTGTCATTCGCAGCATAGCCTCCACGGATCCTCAGACCAGTTATGCGGGCCAGTCAGCACAGATGAGTTACGCTGAAGAGCCAGCTCAGACCAGTTATGCTGAACCACCAGCTCAGACCAGTTACGCTGAACCACCAGCTCAGACCAG TTACGCTGAACCACAAGCTCAGACCAGTTACGCTGAACCACAAGCTCAGACCAGTTACGCTGAACCACCAGCTCAGACCAGTTACGCTGAACCACCAGCTCAGACCACTTACGCTGAACCACCAGCTCAGACCACTTACGCTGAACAGCCAGTCCGCAATGAATGTAAGGAGTGTGGGGAGTGTTTTGCCACTGTTGAAGACCTTGGCATACATCAGAAAATCTATGCCCGAGAGAAATTCCATGGTGGGGAGCTGTTTGGAGACTCTGTGATTCAGGGCCTTGATGGACCTCGACAGGAAGAGCCTCGGCAGGAAGGGCCAGACGAGCCAGACGAGCCTGAAGACACCATCTATGGGTGTAAGGACTGTGGGCTGGGCTTCGTGGATCGCACAGACCTCAAGGACCATCAGAAGGTGCACGGCAGAGAGTACCTCATCGACAGCCGCGAGTACGCGCATTCTGTGACGCACACCCCTTCTGTCAGCGAGTATCAGAAAGATTACATTGGAGAGCAGCTTTACGAGTGCCCGGCATGTGGGGAATCCTTCGTTCATAGCTCATTCCTTTTCGAGCATCAGAAGATCCATGAGCAAGACCAGTTTTACGGCCACAGGAGGTATGATGAACCCTTTATGCAGCCCTTGGTCATTAGCCCGCAGCGGCCTCGGGCCCCACAGAAGAGTCCTCCTGCTGGGACGTCCCTGCAATGCCAAGTGTGCGGACAAGACTTCATCCACGGCTCTGTCCTTAACGAACACATGAGAGTCCACGCTGGAGACAGCCTGCTGGAGCAGGGCCAGGGCAGCACAGATGCGGTCAGCCCAGGCTCGGCCCCCACAGACCTTCAGAGAGACCAGGCCAAGGACAAGCACTATGAGTGCGCGACCTGTGGAGAATCCTTCCCCAGCCAGGCCGACCTCCGGGAGCACATGAGGATTCACGAGAAGGACAAGCCCTACGACTATGGGGCCACCTTCGTCCATACCTCCTTCCTCACCGAGCCCCCCAGGAGAGATTCACCCTTCTATGAGTGCAAGGACTGTGGCAAGTCCTTCATCCACAACACAGTCCTCACGAAGCATCAGAAGCTGCACCTCgaggaagaggaagcagcagcagccGCCCAGGAAGTTGAAGCCAACGTCCTCGTTCCACGGGAAGTTCTGCGGATCCAGGGATCAAATGTGGAGGCCGCAGAGCCGGAGGTGGAGGCCGCAGAGCCGGAGGTGGAGGCTGCCGAGCCCAAC GGGGAGGCCGCCGAGCCCAACGGGGAGGCCGAACAGCCCAACGGAGAGGCCGAACAGCCCAACGGGGATGCTGATGAACCAGACGGGGCAGGGATCGAAGACCCAGAGGAAAGAGCCGAAGAGCCAGAGGGAGATGCGGATGAGCCAGACGGTGCAGGGATCGAGGACCCAGAAGAGGAAGGTGACGACCAGGAGATCCAAGTGGAAGAGCCCTACTACGACTGCAGGGAGTGTGGCGAGACCTTCACCTCCAACTCGGCCTATGGTGAGCACCTGAAAACCCATGCCAGGGTGATAATATTCGAGCCTGGAAGCGTCTACGGGGAAAGCTCCCACTACACCGAGCACGCCAGCACCAGCAGCAATGACAGCGGCAGGGCTGATGACAAGTACTTCAAGTGTGACGTCTGTGGGCAGGTGTTCACTGACCGCCTGTCCCTGGCCAGGCACCAGAACACCCACACCGGCTGA
- the PEG3 gene encoding paternally-expressed gene 3 protein isoform X1 gives MLPPKYLSATKPKRSWAPNLCELDSDLSQEPDAAIGEAATDSEFFHQRFRNFLYVEFVGPRKTLLKLRNLCLDWLQPETRTKEEIIELLVLEQYLTILPEKIKPWVRAKKPENCEKLVTLLENYKEMYEPEDDTSSDAHSEGSMSRKAAEAPPPHSACCSDRDWDRDWDRDWDRDWERAREREHRKGRGRDLESRARWPYARSPRSRFHQRDLSLPLMEKVAFAKEREHKRRDSVMDYETRSQDAVSYQDVVALTEDRKPQNPVQDNMENYRKLLSLGVQLAEDDGHSHMTQGHSSRSKRSAYPSTSRGLKTMPETKKSAHRRGICEDESSHGVIMEKFIKDVSRNSKSGRAREPSDRLQRFPRRPDSDWKEVPFNKRESVIQERGHEGNAFGGGGFNLNSNLVSRKRVLERKRRYHFDTDGKGSMHGRRGGARKRPFERSEVRKAASGSSLSAPPVPQLQPFDFGATPYVCDECGRSFSVISGFVEHQITHTRENLYEYGESFLHSVAVSEVQKRQAGGKRFECKECGEPFNKSAALAEHRKIHARDCLAGCKDEEYEEPFMPSPTFRELQKIYGKDKFYECRVCKETFLHSSALIEHQKTHGRDDKGSERGEAFKPSPALNELQKMYGKEKMYECKVCGETFHHSASLKEHHKIHTQGNPFENKGKVCEETFIPGQSLKRRQKTYPTEKAYDFQDGGDAFRQNSDLIEHQKIHSRKNLFEGRGYEKSVIHSVSFPESQKSHTITRPPEDEEDEKAFTVSSNPDDSREALSYERNPYERSFIHSSAFPGAHKSHSKPRVIAEATVQSSGATEHWKVHAGESTSERKGYERSVIHSLAAFRPPRGRGGNELLGCDEQQESSAYLSDPCGQPQKTLALESPYAGGKNNIFKGSFVHGASHTVTQDSLAGEGPSGWKKDGEPSVPKSDVREHQKARAKKKNIERRIYETSVIHSLRFGEPQTFHPREKFYECPECGESFVHSSDLTEHQKIHDRKKPSGSENYIRSVIRSIASTDPQTSYAGQSAQMSYAEEPAQTSYAEPPAQTSYAEPPAQTSYAEPQAQTSYAEPQAQTSYAEPPAQTSYAEPPAQTTYAEPPAQTTYAEQPVRNECKECGECFATVEDLGIHQKIYAREKFHGGELFGDSVIQGLDGPRQEEPRQEGPDEPDEPEDTIYGCKDCGLGFVDRTDLKDHQKVHGREYLIDSREYAHSVTHTPSVSEYQKDYIGEQLYECPACGESFVHSSFLFEHQKIHEQDQFYGHRRYDEPFMQPLVISPQRPRAPQKSPPAGTSLQCQVCGQDFIHGSVLNEHMRVHAGDSLLEQGQGSTDAVSPGSAPTDLQRDQAKDKHYECATCGESFPSQADLREHMRIHEKDKPYDYGATFVHTSFLTEPPRRDSPFYECKDCGKSFIHNTVLTKHQKLHLEEEEAAAAAQEVEANVLVPREVLRIQGSNVEAAEPEVEAAEPEVEAAEPNVEAAEPNGEAEGPEGEAAEPNGEAEQPNGEAEQPNGDADEPDGAGIEDPEERAEEPEGDADEPDGAGIEDPEEEGDDQEIQVEEPYYDCRECGETFTSNSAYGEHLKTHARVIIFEPGSVYGESSHYTEHASTSSNDSGRADDKYFKCDVCGQVFTDRLSLARHQNTHTG, from the exons ATGCTGCCTCCAAAGTACTTGTCTGCCACCAAACCCAAGAGGTCTTGGGCCCCAAATCTGTGTGAGCTAGACAGTGACTTGTCTCAGGAGCCGGATGCCGCCATAGGAGAAGCCGCCACTGACTCTGAATTCTTTCATCAGAGGTTTCGGAACTTCCTCTACGTGGAATTTGTCGGGCCTCGGAAGACCCTGCTCAAACTCCGAAACCTCTGCCTCGATTGGTTGCAGCCGGAGACTCGCACCAAGGAGGAGATTATCGAGCTCTTGGTCCTCGAGCAGTACCTGACCATCCTTCCAGAAAAGATCAAGCCTTGGGTGCGTGCAAAAAAGCCAGAGAACTGCGAGAAGCTCGTTACTCTGCTGGAAAATTACAAGGAGATGTACGAACCGGAAG ACGACACCAGCAGTGACGCCCACAGCGAAGGCAGCATGAGCCGGAAGGCAGCAGAGGCCCCGCCGCCACACTCCGCCTGCTGCA GTGACCGGGACTGGGACCGGGACTGGGACCGAGACTGGGACCGAGACTGGGAGCGAGCCCGCGAGCGGGAGCACCGGAAAGGCAGAGGCAGGGACCTGGAGTCCCGGGCCCGCTGGCCGTACGCCCGGAGCCCCAGGAGCA GGTTTCATCAGCGGGATCTTTCCCTTCCCCTGATGGAGAAAGTGGCTTTTGCAAAGGAAAGAGAGCACAAACGTCGGGACTCTGTGATGGATTACGAGACAAGATCACAG GATGCGGTGTCGTACCAGGATGTGGTGGCCCTCACCGAGGACCGGAAGCCCCAGAACCCGGTTCAGGACAACATGGAGAACTACCGGAAGCTGCTCTCGCTGG GGGTTCAGCTTGCCGAGGACGACGGCCACTCGCACATGACCCAGGGCCACTCGTCACGGTCAAAGAGAAGTGCCTACCCGAGCACCAGTCGAG GTCTGAAAACTATGCCTGAAACCAAAAAGTCAGCCCATCGGCGGGGGATCTGTGAAGATGAATCTTCCCACGGGGTGATAATGGAAAAGTTCATCAAGGACGTTTCGCGCAACTCCAAGTCGGGAAGGGCAAGGGAACCTAGCGATCGGCTGCAGAGGTTCCCCAGGAGGCCAGACAGTGACTGGAAGGAAGTTCCATTCAACAAGAGGGAGTCGGTGATTCAGGAGAGGGGCCATGAAGGGAATGCCTTTGGGGGAGGAGGCTTTAATTTGAACTCAAACCTTGTTTCCAGAAAGAGAGTTCTTGAGAGAAAAAGGCGCTATCATTTTGACACAGATGGGAAGGGCTCCATGCACGGTCGGAGAGGTGGTGCAAGGAAGCGGCCCTTTGAGCGCAGCGAGGTGAGGAAGGCCGCTAGTGGGAGCAGCCTTAGCGCGCCGCCCGTCCCCCAGTTGCAGCCCTTTGACTTTGGGGCGACGCCCTATGTGTGTGATGAGTGCGGGAGGTCCTTCAGCGTGATTTCGGGGTTTGTGGAGCATCAGATCACGCACACCAGGGAGAATCTGTATGAGTACGGCGAGTCCTTTCTTCATAGTGTGGCCGTCAGTGAGGTTCAGAAAAGGCAGGCCGGAGGGAAACGCTTTGAATGTAAGGAGTGTGGGGAACCCTTCAATAAGAGCGCCGCCCTGGCCGAGCATCGGAAAATTCACGCTAGAGATTGCCTTGCGGGGTGTAAGGACGAGGAGTACGAGGAGCCCTTCATGCCCAGCCCAACCTTCAGGGAGCTCCAGAAGATATACGGGAAGGACAAATTCTATGAATGCAGGGTGTGCAAGGAAACCTTCCTTCATAGTTCTGCCCTGATCGAGCACCAGAAAACCCATGGCCGAGATGACAAAGGTAGTGAGCGTGGGGAAGCCTTCAAACCCAGCCCAGCGCTTAACGAGCTGCAGAAGATGTATGGGAAAGAGAAAATGTACGAGTGCAAGGTGTGCGGGGAGACCTTTCATCACAGCGCATCCCTGAAAGAGCACCACAAGATCCACACCCAAGGAAACCCATTTGAAAACAAGGGCAAAGTGTGTGAGGAAACCTTCATTCCTGGTCAGTCCCTTAAAAGACGCCAGAAAACCTACCCAACGGAGAAGGCCTACGACTTCCAAGATGGTGGGGATGCCTTTAGGCAAAACTCAGACCTCATCGAGCATCAGAAAATTCATTCTCGGAAGAACCTCTTTGAAGGCCGGGGGTACGAGAAGTCTGTCATTCACAGTGTGTCCTTCCCCGAATCTCAGAAGAGTCACACTATAACAAGGCCACCTGAGGACGAGGAAGACGAGAAGGCATTCACTGTCAGCTCCAATCCTGATGACAGCCGGGAAGCCCTGTCCTACGAGAGGAACCCCTATGAGAGGTCTTTCATTCACAGCTCAGCCTTCCCTGGGGCTCATAAAAGTCACAGCAAACCGAGAGTGATAGCAGAGGCGACCGTTCAGAGCTCGGGTGCCACCGAACACTGGAAAGTCCACGCTGGGGAGAGCACCTCTGAAAGGAAGGGGTATGAGAGGTCCGTCATCCACAGCCTAGCTGCTTTCAGGCCTCCCCGCGGTCGCGGTGGAAATGAGCTCCTTGGCTGTGACGAGCAGCAGGAGTCCTCCGCTTACCTCTCAGACCCTTGTGGCCAGCCGCAGAAGACCCTTGCCCTAGAGAGCCCCTATGCAGGGGGTAAGAACAACATCTTCAAGGGCTCTTTTGTGCACGGTGCATCCCACACCGTAACTCAGGACAGTCTCGCTGGGGAGGGCCCCAGTGGATGGAAGAAGGATGGTGAACCATCTGTTCCCAAGTCAGATGTGCGCGAGCATCAGAAGGCTCGTGCTAAGAAGAAGAACATCGAGCGTAGGATTTATGAGACCTCTGTAATCCACTCCCTGCGTTTTGGTGAACCTCAAACGTTTCACCCGAGAGAGAAGTTTTACGAATGTCCGGAGTGTGGAGAGTCCTTTGTTCATAGCTCCGACCTCACTGAGCATCAGAAGATTCACGATAGAAAGAAGCCCTCTGGAAGTGAAAACTACATACGATCTGTCATTCGCAGCATAGCCTCCACGGATCCTCAGACCAGTTATGCGGGCCAGTCAGCACAGATGAGTTACGCTGAAGAGCCAGCTCAGACCAGTTATGCTGAACCACCAGCTCAGACCAGTTACGCTGAACCACCAGCTCAGACCAG TTACGCTGAACCACAAGCTCAGACCAGTTACGCTGAACCACAAGCTCAGACCAGTTACGCTGAACCACCAGCTCAGACCAGTTACGCTGAACCACCAGCTCAGACCACTTACGCTGAACCACCAGCTCAGACCACTTACGCTGAACAGCCAGTCCGCAATGAATGTAAGGAGTGTGGGGAGTGTTTTGCCACTGTTGAAGACCTTGGCATACATCAGAAAATCTATGCCCGAGAGAAATTCCATGGTGGGGAGCTGTTTGGAGACTCTGTGATTCAGGGCCTTGATGGACCTCGACAGGAAGAGCCTCGGCAGGAAGGGCCAGACGAGCCAGACGAGCCTGAAGACACCATCTATGGGTGTAAGGACTGTGGGCTGGGCTTCGTGGATCGCACAGACCTCAAGGACCATCAGAAGGTGCACGGCAGAGAGTACCTCATCGACAGCCGCGAGTACGCGCATTCTGTGACGCACACCCCTTCTGTCAGCGAGTATCAGAAAGATTACATTGGAGAGCAGCTTTACGAGTGCCCGGCATGTGGGGAATCCTTCGTTCATAGCTCATTCCTTTTCGAGCATCAGAAGATCCATGAGCAAGACCAGTTTTACGGCCACAGGAGGTATGATGAACCCTTTATGCAGCCCTTGGTCATTAGCCCGCAGCGGCCTCGGGCCCCACAGAAGAGTCCTCCTGCTGGGACGTCCCTGCAATGCCAAGTGTGCGGACAAGACTTCATCCACGGCTCTGTCCTTAACGAACACATGAGAGTCCACGCTGGAGACAGCCTGCTGGAGCAGGGCCAGGGCAGCACAGATGCGGTCAGCCCAGGCTCGGCCCCCACAGACCTTCAGAGAGACCAGGCCAAGGACAAGCACTATGAGTGCGCGACCTGTGGAGAATCCTTCCCCAGCCAGGCCGACCTCCGGGAGCACATGAGGATTCACGAGAAGGACAAGCCCTACGACTATGGGGCCACCTTCGTCCATACCTCCTTCCTCACCGAGCCCCCCAGGAGAGATTCACCCTTCTATGAGTGCAAGGACTGTGGCAAGTCCTTCATCCACAACACAGTCCTCACGAAGCATCAGAAGCTGCACCTCgaggaagaggaagcagcagcagccGCCCAGGAAGTTGAAGCCAACGTCCTCGTTCCACGGGAAGTTCTGCGGATCCAGGGATCAAATGTGGAGGCCGCAGAGCCGGAGGTGGAGGCCGCAGAGCCGGAGGTGGAGGCTGCCGAGCCCAACGTGGAGGCCGCCGAGCCCAACGGAGAGGCCGAGGGGCCGGAGGGGGAGGCCGCCGAGCCCAACGGGGAGGCCGAACAGCCCAACGGAGAGGCCGAACAGCCCAACGGGGATGCTGATGAACCAGACGGGGCAGGGATCGAAGACCCAGAGGAAAGAGCCGAAGAGCCAGAGGGAGATGCGGATGAGCCAGACGGTGCAGGGATCGAGGACCCAGAAGAGGAAGGTGACGACCAGGAGATCCAAGTGGAAGAGCCCTACTACGACTGCAGGGAGTGTGGCGAGACCTTCACCTCCAACTCGGCCTATGGTGAGCACCTGAAAACCCATGCCAGGGTGATAATATTCGAGCCTGGAAGCGTCTACGGGGAAAGCTCCCACTACACCGAGCACGCCAGCACCAGCAGCAATGACAGCGGCAGGGCTGATGACAAGTACTTCAAGTGTGACGTCTGTGGGCAGGTGTTCACTGACCGCCTGTCCCTGGCCAGGCACCAGAACACCCACACCGGCTGA